CTGACCGGCTGGACGCAGGCCGAAGCAATTGGTCAACCCATCGAAGCTGTATTTCAAATTATCAACGAATTCACCCGGGTAAAATGCAACAACCCAGTCGCAAAAGTATTGGCACAAAAACAGGTCATTGAACTGGCCAATCATACCTTGCTGATATCAAAATATGGTATCGAACGACCAATTGAAGACAGTGCCGCGCCGATCATTGATGAACACGGCAATTTAACCGGCGTTGTTTTGGTGTTTCGCGATTTTACGGAAAAGAAAAAAAACCATGACGAAATCAAATATTTAAGCTTTCACGATCATTTAACGGGACTTTATAATCGCCGCTTTTATGAAGAAGAATTAATCCGACTGAATACCCGCAGAAGATGGCCCTTGACCATTGTGATGGGCGATGTCAATGGCCTGAAACTAATCAATGACTCTTTTGGCCATGCGGTTGGTGATCAATTGTTGATCAAAACCGCCGCGGCAATTACCAGCAGTTGCCGCGGCGATGACATCATTGCCAGAATGGGTGGTGATGAATTTGTGATCCTGCTTCCCGAAACGGATGCTTTTGAGGCGACTCAAATAATCAAACGAATCAAAAGTCTTTTAACAAAAGAAAGCGTCGAAGGGGTGGAGATCTCTATTTCATTTGGTTATGAAACAAAAATCAGTGAAGATGATAATATTGAAGAAATTATTCGAAAAGCTGAAGATCAAATGTACCACAATAAATTATTTGAAGGACCCAGTTTAAAAGGACGGGTTATTGATAATATTGTTGCTGCCCTTAATCATAAAAGTAGTCGCGAGGAAGTTCATTCCAGGCATGTGTCAAATTTATGTGAAAAGATGGGCAAAGCGCTTGGTTTGGAAGAATATAAAATTAAGGAGCTGAAAATTTTCGGACTCCTTCACGATATTGGAAAGATCGCTATTTCCGACAAAATTCTGAATAAACCTGACAAACTTAACGAAAATGAATGGATTGAAATGAAGAACCATGCCGAAATCGGTTATCGCATTCTTAGCACCAATAACGATATGATCGAAATTGCTGAATACGTGCTGGCCCATCACGAAAGATGGGATGGTAAAGGTTATCCCAAAGGGTTAAAAGGTCGGGAAATCCCATTTCCAGCCCGGATTTGTGCGGTTGCAGATGCTTATGATGCCATGATCAGTATCCGAAGCTACAAGTCTTCGCTATCAGAAGATGTGGCTTTAGCTGAATTAAAAAATAATGCCGGAGCCCAGTTTGACCCTGAATTGGTGCAGTTGTTTCTTGAATTAATTTGATATTTTATTAATATCTGACTTAACAAAGCAGCCCCGTAAGGGGTTGTTGTTTTTTAGTAAAAAACATTTCGTCCAGAGCATGGAGAGATACGCAATTTAGATGAAATGTTAAAGGATATAATCGATTTCATTTGCATGATTACTAATAAAGATGTAAAATTATTTTATTAACGTGAATTTTAAAAGTCTAATTTAAAAAACATGAGGGTGAGTATGGAGAAAAATCCGCACAAGGGACATCGACAACGACTTAAACACCGAGTTATCAAAGAAGGGATCGACAATTTTGAAGATCATCAGATTCTGGAACTACTGCTTTTTTATAGTATCCCGATGAAGGATACCAACCAACTGGCGCACCAGTTAATCCAAACTTATGGCTCTTTGTCGGCGGTCTTTGATGCTGATCCTAAAGATCTTTGCGAACAGGTTGGCGTTACCGAAAACACCGCCATTCTGCTGACCCTGATCCCGTCGCTGGCGCGCCGCTACCAGCAAAGCAAATTTTGTGAAAAAGCCATCTTAAACAGTACCACCAAAGCCGGCAAATATGTCATGTCGCTATTTACCGGCCGACTCAATGAAGCCTTTTATGTGATCTGTCTGGACAGCCAGAACAAGGTCAACCAGGCCACCTTGCTCCACGAAGGCACCATAAACGAAGCTCCGGTTTACCCCCGGCTGATTGTCGAAACCGCCCTGCGCCATCAGGCGGTCAGCATTATCCTGGCCCACAATCACCCCGGCGGCAGCCTTAAGCCCTCTCAACCAGATCTCGACGTGACCCGCAAGATTAAAGCGGCCACCGAAGCGATTTCAATCACGGTGGTCGATCATATTATTGTGGCCGGGGACGGGTATTATAGCTTTGCCGAGAATCGGGTGTTGTGAAATAGATAACCCCTATCAATGGCCGTTCAAGATAAACAATGGGTACAGTAGCAACTAAGACAGAAAGAGGAAGCCATGGGAACCTATCAGATAATTGGCGCCAATGCCAGCAATTCAAATTGTATCACCGGGGAGACGGATCATCTTTATTCGCACCTTAAGGAAGCTATCTCCCGGGCCAAACAAATTGATGTCAACGTGTCTTTTTTAATGGTGTCGGGGATCAAAATGATTCTGGACGATCTCAAAACTGCCGCTGCCAAAGGCGCAACAATCCGGATTCTCTGCGGCAATTATCTCAATATTACCCAGCCGGTCGCCCTCTATCTGCTTAAAGATGCCCTGGGGGAGCGGCTGGATCTCCGTTTTTACAATGTACCCAACCAATCCTTTCACGCCAAAGCCTATTTTTTCAGCTATCCGGATTATCAAGAAGTTTTTGTGGGCTCATCCAACCTATCCAAATCAGCCCTGACGACCGGGATCGAGTGGAATTATCGGATCGATTCCAAAGCCCAACAAGCAGATTGCGATTTTTTCCGGCAGACCTTTGAAGATCTACTGGCCAATCACTCTCTGATCATTGATGATGCCGAACTGAAACGATACGCCAAACAATGGATTCGCCCCAAAATTATTCAGCAAATCGAAGAAATTGAGGAGGAGTGCCCAGCGATTGCCGATCTTGCCGAAACCCCTGATCGAGTGACCCAGGGTCAGGCGGTATTTATTGTTGATCCGGTTATCCTGGACCCAGCGGCACTGATTGTACTGCTAGGTGGGGTTGTGTTATGGAGACCTTTATTACCGAGGATGTACGAGACAGACAAGATGGGGTGAAGTTGTTGAATGTGATTTGGGTGAAGAAAACGTCAAAATAGACTAAAATTACTTATAACAACGAAATAAATAAAGCATCAAATGTAATGCTGGATTGGAATAATAGAATATGAATATTGTAACTGAACTAATTGAGAAAATTGAAGGTACACTTTGTGGTGATTTTAAGCTTTATGAACCTTACATAAGATATATAAGATTTCCTCATTACAAATCAATCGTTGATGGCACAAAAATTGAATTTGATTTTCCGTTAACTATTTTTGTTGGTGCAAACGGTACAAACAAAACTTCGATTTTACAGGCTTTATATGGTTGCCCTAAAGGTAAAAATGTTGGTATTTACTGGTTTTCAACTGATGTTGATAAAGTCGATGAAAAAGAGAAACATTGCTTAATTTATGGTTATAATCATTTAGGTGCGAATAAAATAGTTGAGGTTTTAAAATCTCGAATCGATAAGGAAGAGAATAAAGACTATTGGGAGCCATCCAGACCGATTATTGGTTATGATATGGTAAAATCCAATATAGAAGAATATGAAAAATCAGGTAATAGTAATACAACGAGATGGGATACTATAATCAAAAATGTTATATATATGGATTGTAAAGAATATCTACCAGCATTTGATTTAATGTTTTATCATTCATTATTTAATAAAACTGTTAGATTTAAGACTAAACAAGAATTTATCAGAAGTCGTTCAAAAATGCTCAACACAGTTGTGACAGATAATCTCACTAAATATGATTTTTACAGTATACAGAGAATTAGAATAAACCGACTATTAAGTGATGAGACATGTAGAATTGTTTCAGAGATAATGGGTAAAAATTATAAAAAAATCAGAATTATTGATCATTCCCTTTATACTCAAAATCATGCAAAAACTATTTTAATAAAAGAAGGAGAGTTGGAATATACTGAAGCATTTGCTGGTAGTGGTGAATCACGAATTATTATGCTGGTCGATAGTATTCTTAACGCCAAAGATAAATCTCTGATACTCATCGATGAACCGGAGATATCCCTGCACCCCGCTGCACAAAAGAGATTCAGAGATTTTGTTTTAGAACAGATCGTTAAAAAGAAACATCAGGTTTTTATTACAACACATTCACCAACAATGATAGCGGATCTTCCCAAAACGGCAATCAAATTGTTGCGTGTCAGAAAAACTGATAAAAAGATCGAGGTTCTATCAGATATTCACTGGAAATCTGCTTTTATTGAAATAGGTCATGAAGAAGGCGAAAGTACTGTAATTTATGTTGAGGATAAACTTTCGCAGAAAATTATTGAAAAATACATAAAGTGCAAATACAACAACAGTATAGTACCAGTAATATATCTACCAGGTGGTGCTGAGGCAATAATAAAACAACATGTGTCAATAGCGGCGGCAGAAAAACGCAATACCTATTTTATACTCGATGGTGATAAAAACTA
This is a stretch of genomic DNA from Acetobacterium woodii DSM 1030. It encodes these proteins:
- a CDS encoding ATP-dependent nuclease; the protein is MNIVTELIEKIEGTLCGDFKLYEPYIRYIRFPHYKSIVDGTKIEFDFPLTIFVGANGTNKTSILQALYGCPKGKNVGIYWFSTDVDKVDEKEKHCLIYGYNHLGANKIVEVLKSRIDKEENKDYWEPSRPIIGYDMVKSNIEEYEKSGNSNTTRWDTIIKNVIYMDCKEYLPAFDLMFYHSLFNKTVRFKTKQEFIRSRSKMLNTVVTDNLTKYDFYSIQRIRINRLLSDETCRIVSEIMGKNYKKIRIIDHSLYTQNHAKTILIKEGELEYTEAFAGSGESRIIMLVDSILNAKDKSLILIDEPEISLHPAAQKRFRDFVLEQIVKKKHQVFITTHSPTMIADLPKTAIKLLRVRKTDKKIEVLSDIHWKSAFIEIGHEEGESTVIYVEDKLSQKIIEKYIKCKYNNSIVPVIYLPGGAEAIIKQHVSIAAAEKRNTYFILDGDKNYYPFEELNSHFDIENITNSWKKIQENQIAVGYNSKLEYIIQKMTKVNKIQFSYDGNQGNPDQEQKIKVLRNFIKFWEKNVWFLPEKTPEEALLKSMGVKLGSETDFKRYFEEKACEDLGEEVDSEDIYNFQRKCINKLGDDCELFKQLDDVFKNILG
- the radC gene encoding RadC family protein codes for the protein MEKNPHKGHRQRLKHRVIKEGIDNFEDHQILELLLFYSIPMKDTNQLAHQLIQTYGSLSAVFDADPKDLCEQVGVTENTAILLTLIPSLARRYQQSKFCEKAILNSTTKAGKYVMSLFTGRLNEAFYVICLDSQNKVNQATLLHEGTINEAPVYPRLIVETALRHQAVSIILAHNHPGGSLKPSQPDLDVTRKIKAATEAISITVVDHIIVAGDGYYSFAENRVL
- a CDS encoding PocR ligand-binding domain-containing protein; this translates as MNSKDDKQTEALSKVSKTPVHNKLIDMTEPEIDWGELELADIIDTSAMQSLLENFQRITGMLSAIVDKNGKILVSVGWQDICKNFHRCHPETEKNCIESDTVLALSTEPGTFQSYHCKNGMWDMSSPIVVSGQHLGNIHFGQFIYADEELDVEGFRSQARRYGFDEKEYLSALNRVPRYDRKTVMDVMSFYSQLGAMISALSFSNISLSRMLAERKRAEAELKESEKKFQLLFTRAPLGYQSLDFDGKFIEVNPKWLETLGYQREEVIGKWFGDFLCPEYVEGFRKRFPLFKSQGFIHSEFEMLSKSGQRLMIAFEGKIGYDSNGEFKQTHCILQDITARKKMEYQLYNEKEQFKTTLISIGDGVISTDTQGVILIMNKVAEQLTGWTQAEAIGQPIEAVFQIINEFTRVKCNNPVAKVLAQKQVIELANHTLLISKYGIERPIEDSAAPIIDEHGNLTGVVLVFRDFTEKKKNHDEIKYLSFHDHLTGLYNRRFYEEELIRLNTRRRWPLTIVMGDVNGLKLINDSFGHAVGDQLLIKTAAAITSSCRGDDIIARMGGDEFVILLPETDAFEATQIIKRIKSLLTKESVEGVEISISFGYETKISEDDNIEEIIRKAEDQMYHNKLFEGPSLKGRVIDNIVAALNHKSSREEVHSRHVSNLCEKMGKALGLEEYKIKELKIFGLLHDIGKIAISDKILNKPDKLNENEWIEMKNHAEIGYRILSTNNDMIEIAEYVLAHHERWDGKGYPKGLKGREIPFPARICAVADAYDAMISIRSYKSSLSEDVALAELKNNAGAQFDPELVQLFLELI
- a CDS encoding phospholipase D-like domain-containing protein; the encoded protein is MGTYQIIGANASNSNCITGETDHLYSHLKEAISRAKQIDVNVSFLMVSGIKMILDDLKTAAAKGATIRILCGNYLNITQPVALYLLKDALGERLDLRFYNVPNQSFHAKAYFFSYPDYQEVFVGSSNLSKSALTTGIEWNYRIDSKAQQADCDFFRQTFEDLLANHSLIIDDAELKRYAKQWIRPKIIQQIEEIEEECPAIADLAETPDRVTQGQAVFIVDPVILDPAALIVLLGGVVLWRPLLPRMYETDKMG